The Trichosurus vulpecula isolate mTriVul1 chromosome 3, mTriVul1.pri, whole genome shotgun sequence genome includes a window with the following:
- the LOC118843343 gene encoding olfactory receptor 1N2-like — protein MEVENETVVSEFLLLGLSEQPQQQLILFGLFLVMYLVTVVGNLSIILAIGSDSHLHSPMYFFVANLSFADICFISTTIPKMLANIWTQSQTISYEGCLTQMHFFMTFGALDDFLLGVMAYDRYVAICQPLHYATVMNSGICVLLLTVCWFLTNSAAFLHTFLMAGLTFCAENSIPHFFCDLTPLLSLSCSDTSTNQLMLLIVGSIVLTAPLTLIIISYVLIISAILKIPSISGRRKAFSTCGSHLSVVSLFYGAAIGVYLCPPSAQSAGKDRIAAVLYTVVTPMLNPFIYSLRNKDMKGALGKLLCNRKALSY, from the coding sequence ATGGAAGTAGAAAACGAGACTGTAGTCTCTGAATTCCTCCTCCTGGGACTCTCTGAACAACCACAGCAACAACTAATTCTTTTTGGGCTATTCCTGGTCATGTACCTGGTCACTGTGGTAGGAAATCTTTCCATCATCTTGGCAATTGGCTCAGACTCACATCTGCACAGTCCTATGTATTTCTTTGTGGCAAACCTGTCCTTTGCTGACATCTGCTTTATCTCTACCACTATCCCCAAGATGCTGGCAAACATATGGACCCAGAGTCAGACAATATCCTATGAAGGCTGTCTGACTCAGATGCATTTCTTCATGACATTTGGGGCCCTTGATGATTTTCTTCTGGGAGTAATGGCATATGACCGTTACGTAGCCATCTGCCAGCCCCTGCACTATGCCACAGTcatgaactctggaatttgtgtCCTACTGCTAACTGTGTGCTGGTTTCTCACCAACTCTGCTGCATTTTTACACACTTTCCTCATGGCTGGCTTAACTTTCTGTGCAGAAAATAGCATTCCCCACTTCTTTTGTGACTTGACCCCTTTGCTCTCACTCTCCTGCTCAGACACCAGCACTAACCAGCTGATGTTGCTTATTGTGGGATCAATAGTCCTCACTGCTCCCCTAACTCTCATTATTATCTCCTATGTCCTCATCATCTCTGCCATTCTAAAAATACCATCTATCTCTGGAAGGCGGAAAGCCTTTTCTACCTGTGGTTCACATCTCAGTGTGGTTTCCCTATTCTATGGGGCAGCTATTGGGGTCTATCTGTGTCCACCATCTGCACAATCTGCTGGGAAAGACAGAATTGCTGCTGTTCTATATACTGTGGTCACTCCTATGTTGAACCCTTTTATATATAGCCTGAGGAACAAGGACATGAAAGGGGCCTTGGGGAAACTTCTCTGTAATAGGAAAGCACTATCTTATTAG